CCGGATGGAGGCGCAGAACGCCACCGCCCGGCTGATGCAGGAGGCGGCCGACCGCAGCGCCAGGCTCCAGGCCGAATGGCAGGCCGAGGCCGAGGCCCGCCGTCGCCATCTCGAGAACGAGCTCGCCGAGCTGCGCCGCAGCGCCGAGATGCGGGTCAACGAGAACGTCAACTGGGCCGAGCAGACCCGGGCCGGCACCGAGGCGCAGGCGCGGCAGGTGCTGGACCAGGCCCGTGCCGAGGCCGAGCAGATGCTGGCCGGCGCCCGCGCCGAGGCGATGGCCGTCTCCGAGTCCGCGACCTCCCAGGTCGCCGCCGACGTCGAGTCCACCCGTGCCGAGGCCGACGCCGTCCTGCAGCGCGCCCGCACCGAGGCCGAGCGGCTGCTCAACGCCGCCGCCGCACAGGCCCAGGACGCCACCGAGCGGGCCGAGCGGGTCCGCCTCGACGCCACCAGCGAGGCCGACGAACAGCTGACCGCCGCCCAGGCCGAGATCCACCGCCTGCGCGGCGAGGCCGAGGGCCTGCGGGCCGAGGCCGAGCAGCGCCTGGCCAACGCCGAGGTCGCCGGCGAGCAGCGCGCCAGCACCGCCAAGGCCGAGGTCGCCCGCATGGTCGCCGCCGCGACCAAGGAGGCCGACGAGGTCAAGGCCGAGGCCCAGCGTCTGCTGGAGGAGGCGCGCGAGGAGATCGAGCGGCTCCGCAACGAGGCGCTGGAATCCGCCCGCACCGAGGGCGCCGCCAGCGCCACGGTCCACCTGGCCAAGGCCGCCAGGACCGCCGAGGACGTCGTCTCGCGCGCCACCACCGAGGCCGAGGCCGTCCGGGCCGCCGCCGCCGAGGAGGCCGAGCGTCTGCGCGCCGAGGCCAAGGCCGAGGCGCAGCTGCTGCGCGAGCAGGCCAAGGCCGCCACCAGCCAGGCCCAGGGCATGGCGATGGACGAGATCGCGGCGCACCAGGACGCCGCCGCCCAGCTGCGCGCCGAGGCCGAGCAGCTGCGGGCCGACTCCGCCGTCGAGGCCGAGCGGATCCGCGGCGAGGCGCGCCGCCAGGCCATAACGCAGATCGAGGAGTCGGCCCACACCGCCGAGGAACTGCTGGTCAAGGCCAAGGCGGACGCCGACGAGCTGCGCGGAGGGGCCGCCGAGGAGGTCGCCGGGGCGAAGGCCCGCGCCGCCGAGGAGGCCCGCGAGGTCCAGGCCCGCGCCGAGGCGGTGCTGACCCGCGCCCGGGCCGAGGCCGAGCGGATCCGCGGCGAGGCCGAGGGTGTCCGCGACGCCGAGGCCGCCAAGGGCGTCGCCAAGGCGGAGGAGCTGCGCGCCGAGGCCGCGGCCGCCGCCGAGCAGCAGCACCAGGCCGCCGTGGCGGCCGCCGAGGAACTGCGGACGAACGCCGCCGCCGAGGCCGAGCGGGTGCAGGCGGAAGCGCGTCAGGAGCGCGCCGAGATCCTGGACGCCGCCGAGCGGCTCGCCGCCGAGCGCGCCGAGGAGGCGCATGCGGCGGGCGAGCGGGCCGTCGCCGACGCGAACGCCGCCGCCGAGCTGCGCGAGCGCACCGCCGTCGAGGTCGCCGAGTCGCGGGCGCAGGCCGAGGCCGAGCTGGCGCTGATGCGGGCGGACCTGGACAGCGAGATCGAGCGGCTGCGCGCCGAGGCCCGCGAGGCGGCCGCCGCCGACCTGGCGGAGGCGAAGGCGAAGCACGAGTCCGCCGAGTCGGACGCCGAGCAGATCAGGGCCGCGGCCAGGGAGGCCGCCGACGCGGATCTCGCCGAGGCCCGGGCCCAGCGCGAGGCGGCCGGCAGCGATGCCGAACGCATCCGCACCGAGGCCGGCGAGCGTGCCGAGGTCGACCTGGCGGAGGCGAAGGCCGCCCGCGAGCGGGCCGAGGCCGCAGTCGCCGAGGCCGAGGCGGAGGCCGAGCGGGTCCGTGCCGCGGCCGCCGCGCAGGAGAGCGAGATCGCCGAGCGCCGGGTGGTGCTGCTGGCCACCGCGCAGGCCGACGCCGAGTCGGTGCGGGCCAAGGCCAGGGAGGCCGCCGAACAGGCGGAGCAGGAGCGGATCCGCCAGGCCGCGGAGGACGCCGCCCGGCGCGAGGCGCTGCTGGCGACCGCCCAGGCCGACTCCGAGCAGCTGGTCGAGCAGGCCAGGCTCACCGCCGAGCAGGCGGAGCAGGCCGCGACGCAGCACGCCGCCGAGCTGGCCGCGCTGCGCGCCGAGGCCGAGCAGGAGCACGCCGACCAGCGGCAGACCGTGCTGAACCAGGCCCACGCCGACGGCGACCAGGTCCGCGCGGAGGCCCGCGAGGCCGCCGCACAGGATCTCGCCGAGGCCAAGGCCTCCCGCGAAGCGACCGCCCAGACGCTGATCGAGGCCCAGGCCGCCGCCGAGGAGACCCGCGAGGCCGCGGTCGCCGAGGCCGAGGAGATCCGCGACCAGGCCCGCCGCGAGCAGGAGGAGGCCGCCGCCGAGCTGGCCAGGCTACGTGCCGAGGCCGACGCGGCGATGGCTGCCGAGCACGAGGCGATGGTCGAGCAGCGCGCCCAGGCCGACGCCCGCGCCGCCGAGGTCGTCGCGCAGGCCGAGCAGTCCGCCGCCGAGCACGCGGCCGACCTGGCCGCGCTGCGCGCGGAGACCGAGCGCGAGCTGGCCGACCGCCGCGACGCGGTGCTGGCCGAGGCGCACGGCGAGGCCGACCAGGTCCGCGCCGAGGCGCGGCAGGCCGCGTCGGTGGACCTGGACGATGCCAAGGCCTCCCGCGAGGCCGCCGCCAAGGCGCTGACCGAGACCGAGACGGCCGTCGCCGAGCTGCGCGAGGAGGCCGCCAAGGTCCTCGCGGACGCCGAGCAGCAGACCGCCGCCGACCGTGAGACGCTCCAGGCCGAGCTGACCCGGCTGCGCACCGAGGCCGACCTCGCCGCCGCCGAGACCCGGGAGGCCGCCGAGCGCGAGGCCGGACAGGTCCGTCAGCTGGCCACCACCGAGGCCGCCAGGGTCCGCGCGGAGGCCGCGTCCGACCGCGACCGGGTCACCGCCGAACTGGCCGGGCTGCGCGCGGAGGCCGCCGAGGCCTTCGCCGAGGAGCGCGCGAAGATCGAGGCCGAGCGGGCCGAGGGCGAGCGGGAGGCCGCCGCCAGGATCGCGGCCGCCGAGGACGAGGCCGCAGAGATCCGTCAGGGCGTGGCCGGCATGTACGAGGCGGCGGAGGCGCAGACCACCCAGCTGCGCGCCGACGCCGAGCGCGAGGCCGCGCAGATCCGCGAGCTGGCCACCGCCGAGGCGGCCAGGGTCCGCGCCGAGGCCGAACAGGCCCGCGAGCAGGCCGAACAGGACGCCCAGCGACTGCGTGCCGAGGCCGAGGAGCTGCGCGCCGAGGCCGCCGAGGAGAGCACGCGGGCGCTGGCCGAGGCCCAGGAGCTGGCCGAGGCGGTCACCGCCGACGCCGAGACCGCCGCGCTCGCCACCACGGCCGCCGCCGAGGAGCAGGCCGACGCGATGGTGTCGGCCGCCCGCAAGGAGGCGGAGCGGATCGCGGCGGAGGGCGCCGCCGAGGGCAGCACCCTGGTCGAGCAGGCCCGCAGGGACTCCGACCAGATCCTGGTCGAGGCCCGGGGCGACGCCGCGCAGATCCGCGAGCGCGCCGAGGAGCTGCGCGAGCGCACCCACGCCGACGTCGAGGCGCTGCACGAGCGGGCCCGCAAGGAGTCCGCGGAGGCGCTGCGCGCCGCGGGCGAGCGCGTCGACAAGCTGATCTCGGAGACCTCCGAGCAGCTCGACGCCTCGAAGGCGGAGGCCGCCAAGGCACTCGCCGACGCGCAGGAGAAGGCCGCCGAGCTCCAGACCGAGGCGTCCGCCGAGGCCAGCAAGGTGCGCATCGCCGCCGTCCGCAAGGCGGAGGGGCTGCTCAAGGAGGCGGAGGCGCGCAAGGCGGACGCCGACGCGTCGGCCGAGGCCGCGGCGGCCGAGTCCGAGGAGCTGCGCGCGGCGGCGGCTACCGCGGCGGAGAAGACCCGTCAGGACGCCGTCGAGGCGGGCGAGTCGGAGCTGGCGCGGGCCAGGGCCGAGGCCGAGCAGACCATCGAGGAAGCACGGGCCGAGGCCAAGCGGATCACCGACGAGGGCCGCAGGGAACTCGACGAGCTGGTCAGCCGGCGCAAGGACATCAACACCGAGATCGCCCGCGTGCAGGACGTCCTGCAGGCGCTGGAGTCGTTCCAGGCTCCGGCCGGCGCGGGAACGCCCAACGGGGGAACGGCGGGTGCCGGCAGCGGCTCCGCCAACGGTTCAAGCAGGGCGAACGGGGACAGCAGGGACAGCAACAGCAGATCGGGCGGCGGTCGCGGAGGCGCCACGGCAGGCGTCGGCGCGGGTGCAACCCGTCCGGGTGGCAAACGCGGTGGCACGCAACCACCCGATTGAGCGGTCATTCTCCACTCTTCATCGGCTTTACACCGATGACACTCCGAATCCGTGTCAGGATTCGCCCTATCACCTCACCTCAACCAACCGACTCTCCGGGCATACGACAGGAACTCCACCCCCATGAGCGATACACACTCTCCGCACGGCTTCGACGTTGTGCGCCGCGGGTACGAGAAGGCTCAGGTCGACGAGCGCATCAGCAAGCTGGTCTCGGACCGGGACGGCGCCCTCAACCGGATCGGCGCGCTGGAGAAGCGCATCGAGGAACTGCACCTCGAGACCCAGAGCGCGCAGGCGCAGATCACCGACGCCGAGCCGTCCTACGCGGGCCTGGGCGCCCGGGTCGAGAAGATCCTCCGCCTCGCGGAGGAGGAGGCCAAGGACCTGCGTGACGAGGCCCGCCGCGCCGCGGAGCAGCACCGCGAGCTGGCCGAGGCGGCCGCTCAGCAGGTGCGCAGCGAGGCCGAGGGCTACGCCAAGGACCGCAAGGCGAAGAGCGAGGAGGAGGGCGCTCGCATCGTCGAGAAGGCGAAGAGCGACTCCACGCAGCTCCGCGCCGAGGCGACGAAGGACGCGCAGAACAAGCGCGAGGAGGCGGACGCCCTCTTCGAGGAGACCCGCGCGAAGGCCGCGCAGGCCGCCGCGGACTTCGAGACGAACCTGGCCAAGCGCCGCGAGCAGTCCGAGCGGGATCTGGCCGCCCGTCAGGCCAAGGCGGAGAAGCGCCTGGCCGAGATCGAGCACCGCGCCGAGCAGCTCCGTCTGGAGGCGGAGAAGCTGCGCACGGACGCCGAGCGCCGCGCCCGCCAGACCGTCGAGACGGCTCAGCGCCAGGCCGAGGACATCGTCGCCGACGCGAACGCGAAGGCGGACCGCGTCCGCAGCGAGAGCGAGCGCGAGCTCGCCGCGCTGACGAACCGTCGCGACAGCATCAACGCCCAGCTCACCAACGTCCGCGAGATGCTCGCCACCCTCACGGGCGCGGCGGTCGCCGCGGCGGCGGCCCCCGACGACGACGTCATGGGCCGCGGCGTCCCCGCCCAGCAGAGCCGCTGACTCGCTGACGCGAGTCAGTTGCACTACCTCAGGGGCGCGGGGAACTGCGCGACAAGCCACCGGCAGGCGGATGGTCCTCAACGCGCAGGGCCATCCGCACAGGGTGGTTCTCGCGCAGTTCCCCGCGCCCCTGTTGTGGCTGCTCATCGCGCACGGGTTCCCCGCCCCCTGTTGTGGCTGATCGCCGCGCGCAGCGCCCCTGGTGGGGCTAGTCGATGCGCGCGAGCAGTCCGCGGACCGCCGCGTTGAAGGCCTCCGGCACCTCGAGTGCCGAGAGGTGGCCCGTGCCGGGGAGGATCGTGAGGTCGGCCTGCGGGAGGGCGGCGGCCAGCGCCTCGGCGTCGGAGGGTGGGGTGAGGGTGTCCTCCGCGCCGACGAGCACCAGCGCGGGAACGTCGGCGCCGCGCAGGGACGCCAGGGAGTCCGGGCGGGCCGCCATCGCCCGCTGCGCCCAGGCGACCGAGGCCGGCGCTGACTCCAGGATCATCGAGGCCACGTGCTCGGTCAGCTTCGGATCGCGCGTCGCCGTCGTCGCGCCCAGCAGCGGCGCCGGCAGTTGTTCGTCCACCAGGAGGCGGACGCTGTCGCGGGCCAGGACCGCCGCCGCGACGCGTTCGCGGTTCGCGCGGGCCGTGTCCGTGTCCGCGGTTCCCTTCGTGTCCGCGAGCAGCAGACCGCTGAGCCGGTCGCCGTGGCGGCGGGCGAAGGCCATCGCCACGTAGCCGCCCATGGAGAGCCCGCCGACCACCGCCCGGTCGATGCCGGCGCGGTCCAGCAGCAGCGCGATGTCGTCCGCCAGCAGATCCAGTGACGGCTCGTCGGCGCCCAGCTCCGTCCCGCCGAAGCCGCGCAGGTCCACCGCCAGGACGCGGGCGTCCGCGCCTTCCGCGCCGGGAAGCTCGTCGAGCTGGGCCTGCCACATGCGGGAGGAGAGCGGGAAGGCGTGCAGCAGGACCAGCGGAGTGCCCGAGCCCGCCTCGCGGACGGAGAGTCGTTCGGTCATGCGCACAGACTATGCGCCGCTCGGCGCAGTTCCGGGGCAGGAGAGGCATCCCTGATCTAGTGTGAACCTATGATCGAGGTCCAGGAACTGACCAAACGCTACGGCGACAAACTCGCCGTCGACCATCTCAGTTTCGCCATCCCCACGGGGGTGGTGACCGGCTTTCTGGGCCCCAACGGCGCCGGCAAGTCGACCACCATGCGGATGATGCTCGACCTCGACCGGCCGACCTCCGGCTCGGTCAGGATCGACGGCAAGCACTACGGCCAACTCCGCGAACCGCTCAAGTACATCGGGGCGTTGCTGGAGGCGAAGGCCATGCACCCCGGCCGCAGCGCCTACAACCACCTGCTCTGGCTGGCCCAGAGCAACAGCATCCCGACCCACAGGGTCGACCAGGTCCTCGACCTGGTCGGGCTGACGGCCGTAGCGAAGAAACGGTCCGGCGGATTCTCGCTCGGCATGGGCCAGCGCCTCGGCATCGCCGCGGCGCTGCTCGGCGACCCGAAGATCCTCATGTTCGACGAGCCGGTCAACGGGCTGGACCCGGAGGGCATCCTCTGGGTCCGCAACCTGATGAAGGGTCTCGCCTCCGAGGGGCGGACGGTCTTCGTCAGCTCCCACCTGATGAGCGAGATGGCGCTGACCGCCGACCACCTGATCGTCATCGGACAGGGCCGACTGCTGGCCGACCTGTCGATGAACGAGTTCATCGACCAGAACTCGCACAGCTTCGTCCGGCTGCGGTCCCCGCAGCCCGAGCAGCTGCTGGACATGCTGTCGAAGAACGGCATGACCGCCACCGCGGACGCGGAGGGCGCCTGGGAGGTGATCGACGCCGACCCCGCCCGCATCGGCGATCTCGCGGCCGCGCACGGCGTGACCCTGCACGAGCTCAGCCCCCAGCGCGCCTCGCTGGAGGAGGCGTTCATGCGGATGACGGCGGACTCCGTCGAGTACCACACCGGACCGACGCCGGTCGCGGCGGCCGCTCCGCAGTGGGGCGCGGACTGGAACAAGAAGAAGGAGAGCTGACGATGGTTCCGGTGCTGCTCTCCGAGTGGACCAAGGTCAAAACGGTCCGCTCCACCTTCGTCACGCTGATCACGACCGTGGTGGTGACGGTCGGGCTCGGCGCAGTGATCAGCTTCTTCACGAACAGCAATTTCAAGAACATGAGCGCCAGTGAGCGTCTGACCTTCGACCCCACGGCTACCAGCTTCTCCGGGGTCTACCTGGGGCAGCTGGCGCTGATCGTCTTCGCGGTCCTGGTGGTCGGCAACGAGTACAGCACCGGCATGATCCGGGCGACGCTGGCCGCCGTGCCGCAGCGGGTCACGCTGCTGTCGGCCAAGGCTCTGACCGTACTGGCCCTGGTGCTGCCGGTCGCCCTGGTGACCAGCTTCGCGTCGTTCTTCATCGGGCAGGCGCTGCTCGGCAGCCACAAGGCACAGCTCGGGGACCCCGGCGTGCTGCGGGCGGTCTTCGGCATGGCGGTCTACATGACGCTGATCGCGCTGTTCTCGCTGGGCATCGGCTTCATCCTGCGCAAGCCGGTGCTGTCGCTGGGCCTGCTGATGCCGTTCTTCTTCCTGATCTCACCGATCCTGAACGCGGTGCCGAAGGTGAAGAACATCGCGCACTACTTCCCCGACCAGGCCGGCAGTCGTCTCGTCTACGTCCACGAGACGTCGAACATCCCCTACGGTCCGCTCGCCGGATTCTTCATCTGCCTGGCCTGGGTCGTGGTCGCGCTCGGCGTGGGCCTGCTGCTGCTCAGGCGCAGGGACGCATAGCCCCGTCAGTACCTCGGCGCGCCGCGGCCTCGCAGCAGGTTCGCGGCGCGCCGTTCGCGTGCCGACCAGCAGGCGCGGTGCCAGTGGCGGCGGTCGTCGACCCCGCCGGCGCCGCTGATGGAGGAGGCCGGCCAGGCGACGACGTGGCCGACGCCGGGCGGGATCTCCTGGTCGCAGCCGGGGCAGCGGTAGCGCTTGCCGCTGTCGCCGGCCACCGAGCGGACCTGCCACTCCTCCCCGCCGTAGGACTCGGTCTGCTCGATCCAGTTCGCGCCGGAAACCGGACGCGCGTTCCTGGGTTCGTCCCCACGGGGGCGACTTCGGCGAGGAGACACGATTCCCCCTTGGAGGGCGGGATGCTGGTCCTCCAAGGGTAGTGGAACGGGAGCCCGACGGAGGACGAGGGCTTTTACCACAGGCGGCGTCGATCGCACCAGAGGGCGACGGTAATTCCACCCTTAATCAGGGTGAGTGGAAGGTTCCGCTGTGCCCATGGCACATGACATGAGTTACTCCAGTGGTAGACGCGGGGTCGAAGTTCCCCGCGGGGCCAAGGAGTTGATTCCATGTCCGCCGTCCACGCCAGCGCCGCTCCGACACTCGCGCCGTACCGGCTGCCGAGGCAGCGGTCCGCGTGGAGCGCACCGGGTCGGCTGAGCACCGGGGCGTTCCTGCTGTCGGCGCAGTTCCCGGGCCAGGGCCACGCGGAGGCGCTGGACCGCACCGTGTCCGCCGCCATCGCGGCGGAGCAGGCGGGGCTGGACAGCGTCTGGCTGGCCGAGCACCACTTCGTCCCTTACGGCGTCTGCCCGGACGCCGCGACGCTGGCAGCCCTGCTGCTGGGACGCACCCGCCGGGTGCGGATCGGGACGGCGGTCAGCGTGCTGCCGACGCATCACCCGGTGAAGCTGGGCGAGCAGGCCGCCCTGCTGCACCTCACCTCGGGCGGGCGGTTCACGCTCGGGGTGGGCCGGGGCGGGCCCTGGGTGGATCTCGCGGTCTTCGGCGGTGGGGCCGAGGCCTACGAGCAGGGCTTCCCCGAGTCCCTCGACCTGCTGCTGCGCTGGCTGCGCTCCTCCAGGGTGGGCGCCTCGGGGCCGCGCTACTCCTTCCCCGAGGTCGCGGTGGTCCCCAGGGCCACCGAGCAGCCGCTGCAGCCGCACCGGACGGGTCGTCAGCACGCCTACGGGGACGCCCCGGTCGCCGCCCCGGCGGGATCACGGACGGCCGGGGGGCCGCCCGTGGTGGTCGCCTGCACCTCGCCGAACTCGGTGCGGCTGGCCGCGCAACGCGGCCTGCCGATGCTGCTGGGCATGCACTCGGGCGACGAGGACAAGATGGAGATGGTGGCCACCTACCGCGCGGCCGCACTGGAGGCCGGCCGGAGCCCGGAGCAGGTGGCCAGGATCGAGGCCGAACACGTCGCCGCCGGCGTGGCCCAGATCGCCGACACGACGGCCGAGGCCCGGTCGGAGCT
This genomic interval from Streptacidiphilus rugosus AM-16 contains the following:
- a CDS encoding ABC transporter permease; this translates as MTMVPVLLSEWTKVKTVRSTFVTLITTVVVTVGLGAVISFFTNSNFKNMSASERLTFDPTATSFSGVYLGQLALIVFAVLVVGNEYSTGMIRATLAAVPQRVTLLSAKALTVLALVLPVALVTSFASFFIGQALLGSHKAQLGDPGVLRAVFGMAVYMTLIALFSLGIGFILRKPVLSLGLLMPFFFLISPILNAVPKVKNIAHYFPDQAGSRLVYVHETSNIPYGPLAGFFICLAWVVVALGVGLLLLRRRDA
- a CDS encoding coiled-coil domain-containing protein; translated protein: MSDTHSPHGFDVVRRGYEKAQVDERISKLVSDRDGALNRIGALEKRIEELHLETQSAQAQITDAEPSYAGLGARVEKILRLAEEEAKDLRDEARRAAEQHRELAEAAAQQVRSEAEGYAKDRKAKSEEEGARIVEKAKSDSTQLRAEATKDAQNKREEADALFEETRAKAAQAAADFETNLAKRREQSERDLAARQAKAEKRLAEIEHRAEQLRLEAEKLRTDAERRARQTVETAQRQAEDIVADANAKADRVRSESERELAALTNRRDSINAQLTNVREMLATLTGAAVAAAAAPDDDVMGRGVPAQQSR
- a CDS encoding LLM class flavin-dependent oxidoreductase, whose amino-acid sequence is MSTGAFLLSAQFPGQGHAEALDRTVSAAIAAEQAGLDSVWLAEHHFVPYGVCPDAATLAALLLGRTRRVRIGTAVSVLPTHHPVKLGEQAALLHLTSGGRFTLGVGRGGPWVDLAVFGGGAEAYEQGFPESLDLLLRWLRSSRVGASGPRYSFPEVAVVPRATEQPLQPHRTGRQHAYGDAPVAAPAGSRTAGGPPVVVACTSPNSVRLAAQRGLPMLLGMHSGDEDKMEMVATYRAAALEAGRSPEQVARIEAEHVAAGVAQIADTTAEARSELLRSMPGFFQYGLGAHRTVDGRERRMRDPEQYTELLCDLHAVGTPKHCVDRLTATAERTGIRRFALLVEGSGDRAGTVDNIARLGAEVLPQLPQE
- a CDS encoding alpha/beta fold hydrolase, whose product is MTERLSVREAGSGTPLVLLHAFPLSSRMWQAQLDELPGAEGADARVLAVDLRGFGGTELGADEPSLDLLADDIALLLDRAGIDRAVVGGLSMGGYVAMAFARRHGDRLSGLLLADTKGTADTDTARANRERVAAAVLARDSVRLLVDEQLPAPLLGATTATRDPKLTEHVASMILESAPASVAWAQRAMAARPDSLASLRGADVPALVLVGAEDTLTPPSDAEALAAALPQADLTILPGTGHLSALEVPEAFNAAVRGLLARID
- a CDS encoding ABC transporter ATP-binding protein: MIEVQELTKRYGDKLAVDHLSFAIPTGVVTGFLGPNGAGKSTTMRMMLDLDRPTSGSVRIDGKHYGQLREPLKYIGALLEAKAMHPGRSAYNHLLWLAQSNSIPTHRVDQVLDLVGLTAVAKKRSGGFSLGMGQRLGIAAALLGDPKILMFDEPVNGLDPEGILWVRNLMKGLASEGRTVFVSSHLMSEMALTADHLIVIGQGRLLADLSMNEFIDQNSHSFVRLRSPQPEQLLDMLSKNGMTATADAEGAWEVIDADPARIGDLAAAHGVTLHELSPQRASLEEAFMRMTADSVEYHTGPTPVAAAAPQWGADWNKKKES